The Parambassis ranga chromosome 13, fParRan2.1, whole genome shotgun sequence genome contains the following window.
GGTTTAGGTCTGGGCGCTGCGTAATACCCCTCCATGTGGTCATATTGTGTGGGTCTGACTTTagtgctctgagtccttctgtttAGCTGAGAAGGGAAGGATCCCAGATGTTCAGGATCCATGGAGGATTTGGCTTGGTACCGATAACAGTGACGGTTTTCTCTGGTGCTCTGTGACCGCCCGGGTCTCCTAAGTATGCCGGGCTTCACAAATCCGGAGTAGCTGTTGACAGCGCCGGTCATCATTAATCGATCCTGGTCATGAACCCGTGTGTGACCTCTGTCATTGTGCTCCATGTTCTTTAGGTTGGCACAGCCTCTTTCTGGGAGTGAGGGGACTTTGCGAAGCAGCGGCTGCTGCGAGGATCTCTCTTTGATTTGAATCCGTCTGGATGGCCCTGATTCTGCACTCGGGCGGTGACCACACAGCTGCCTGGTGACCTCGGGGTCAGCCTGCAGTGACTTTGGGGAGGTTGGTGATGTAACAACAACATTTTGGCTTTCCACTCTgtcagcagagaggaggcaggCGTTTCCGGGGTCTGACTTACTTCTGGTGTGCATTATGTCTCTGTTTCTCATGTCCGTTGGTGAGACAGGACTCTCACAGGGAGACACAGCTggatatgtgtttttatgtctctCCTGCTTGACTGGTTGATAAACGATTTGTTCGAAGAGCTCTGCGTCTCTTGCCTTGTAAACAACAGTGTCCCTGCTTTCTATGTAGAGCTCTCTGTTGACTGGAGGGACACGGTGTGGAGAGTAGTTGTAGTAATCTGATTGTCCACTGTCTCTGGTGGAACTCATGGTGTAAGACTGATTGTGTTGGATGCCACTTTGTCGGTATGGCTCTACATAATAACGTGAGCCATCTGCTGGGTTCATATCTGAGTAAGGGTTGTAGTGGTagtcggtgtgtgtgttctcaaaCTGTCTTACAGGGTGGAGGCCGGTCTGGATCAGCCTCTGATAGGGTACTTCCTGGCTTGTTGATTGCTCGACATAAAACATGGTGTCAGGGGGCAGGACTTCTGCCTCTGCCAATTCGTAGTGACTAACCTGAGGGGCATGGAAGGAGCGAGCCCTCCGGATGGCCGGATGCCCTCTCTCATCAGACCTCTGCCACTGGCTCTGTTGTCTGATAAGGTGCTCATCCCTACAGTAACGTCTGTATTGAGGTGACAAAGGGTGTCTTAAACCTAAAGAGCTGTAGCGGCTTTCAGAGGACTGCCTGTACAAGCTCTTTGGTCCAGACAGGTGAGGAGGCAGAGCGTCAGGCCGAGGGCAGCGAGATGCAGGCATCCGTCCTGCCTGAACtggaaggtgatgatgatggtgatgatgatgatgatgattactGTAGACATCCTCAATCATGCCAACAGGTCTGTCCTCCTCCGGGCTGAAGTGATGGGCTGAAAAGGGCTGTAATGGACGTGGAAAGACCTCCTCAACAGAGGCAGGCATGGAGGTCTCTGCCAGAACAGCACGGAAATTAAACACATTGATAGAGTCTGTGTTGACGTATACAGGAGGAGTTGATGGGCTCTGAGCTGAGCAGACAGGCTGAGTGGGCGTTGAAACGCCAACACTCTGATAGGTGTGCTCCTCTTGGGTGTCATCTCTGAGCTCTTTTTCTTCCATGCGGTCCTTCCTGTCTGTGCTGCCCTCGTCAAAACTCCCGGACCCCAGTGGGCTGACATTGGGGGTGAAATTGCACATGCTGTCCTGTCCGTCAGTGACCTGTTGTGGCTCTGAGCAGAGGTGTGAAGGCGGTAAATGAACAGGATGAGGGTAGCGGTGGGTCTCCACAGGGCCGTGTGTGGATGTTTGCCACTGGGAAACAGATGAGACGTGAGGGCCGCAGTACTCCTGAGGATACACTTTGAGATCCAGAATGGAGGGCCGGGGCAGTCTGTCTTGGACGTGAGATGCTTCCTGTCTCTGTAGAGGGTGCGATGGGATGTTGGGTCTTCTTTGGGAGCCGCTGCTGGCCTTCTGGGCAGATTCGGCCAGCGCCAAAGCCAACTTGCGTGCAGCACTCGTCAAGGGAGGGTGGCGAGGGAGAACAGACACTGAACTCATAAGTCTATCTGTTCCTGGGGAGGGATAAGACAAACAACACTACAGTATGACAGGACAAACAAAGCTATGGTAAGACATGATGGGACAAGACACAAAAGCTTTCATAAGAACCTAAAAAGTGAATTCCTATTTAAATAAACACTAGCTAtggatatataaataaagcggTGGTTAAAGAGTAGTGGCACTGACCTGGATCGGGCAGGTTCTGTGCAGAGTGACTGAGGTCCGTCATGGCTGACGCCTGGCTCGTTGTGCTGAGTGGGCTGCTGTGCTGATAGGCTGCTCTCAGGTCTTTTCCATCTGCTGCTGGAGCGCCACACTGATCCACACGGGGATATGAAGAGGGCACAGAGGCAGATTGAACATCTGCCTGCGTCTTAAACGATTTCTTCCTGAGTTTGGGTGAGAGCTGCTTGGCGGTAACCTTCTTCCCACCTTTACCGAGGACTGGGCTCATATCTGGGGACTCTGAATGGCTGATGTTGTTGTTGGGGGAGGAGATGGGCTCTGACTCACTGGAGCACCCTACGCCTTTCCTCCATTTATTTCCATCTTTGCTGTGCTGTGGCCTGGGTGTTGCTGAGAGTGGGCTGCACTGAAAAGACATGGGGTCAAAGTCCAATGAAGAGATGCCTGCAGCCGGCGGGAAAAGGTCCAGATCGTCCTCCTGGTGAGGCGGTGAAGTGCACACTGCAGCATGAACGCGATCAGCACCATTATGACTCTCTTTTAGTGGGTGGGTTCTGCGGTCTTCTTTGCTTTCAGCATAATGTAAATCATCTCTACTGATGGCAGAAATGGCCTCACTGGTTGAACGAGGTCTGAGGGGACGGTAATTTGGAGGTTCCcctgaaattgaaaaaaaaaaaaaatttatacTGGGAGCTTTTCTATGTGTGCACAGTGGGcttttaaatgaatatttacCTTCTAAATTGTGCAAAGATGTGAGAGATTCTTCACTTTTGGTGGAGCGCAGTGTGCCACTATCTCCTCTTCCACCTGCAAAGGATAAAATAAATAGATTATGGCAACATCACATCCAAATTTAAGACTAGGGGAAGAGCTTAGAGTAGAAAAAGAAGCTTAAAAAAAGTAGAGGTTCAGGCAGGTACTGGATTTTTTCTTGGGCTGCGTTGAAGCTGACCTGGCAGTGCAATGCTCTTTATCTCGTTAGGCTCACTGGGGTGCCTCTTCAGTTTACGCTTAGACACAGAGTGGGACTTGCCCAGGTGGAAAAAGGAGAGCCAGTTCCCGACAGGAGACTTCTTAGCCTTAACAGGAGGCCGCTTACCactgcaacacagacacaaatcaTCTTTAAGGACTTgtagaaggaaagaaaaaaaaataccagaTCATTCATTATATTCAAATCTCTGATATCCGTGCACTAAATATCATGCAATGctaaaaaacacatctttatCAAGCAAAGTAAATATTTGTGGCAGACCTAGTTTAACCCTCTGAATCCCAAAACCCAATGACAGGATTGAATTCCATGCTTTGTTTAGGAAAATCTCCAAATGTAAAGCATTTAgccagaaacaacaaaaaaatgaaggaatTGTCAGATTTTCTACTGCTCTGCTGTCCTTGATTGCATGTGTGACAATGAAAAACATCTTAACCCAGTCTAACCCTAAAATCATGACATTTTGACAAACTATTttcacaaagaagaagaagacttaAAACCAGcagaatctaaaaaaaaaaggatgtctGCTGTGGCGCTCTGCAGGCCTACCTCTCCATCGGGAGCTCAATGACCGTGTGGAACTTGCCGAGCAAAGCTCCAGGTCCCTCCCCGACCTCgatgtagtcgctgtgtgtgagGCAGGGTGTGGTAGCTGGGGAGCCCAGCTGCGCCTGAGTGCGGGCCTGAGCCTCCTCTAGAGACAGCAGTTTAGTGGACGGGGAAGAGACCATCAGGGACTTGGGTCTGGATAAGGTGTTGTTGCCTGAAGTTAAGAAAAGTATGTTAGAGATGCATTTTTATGTCTATTTTCTTTTACAGATCTACACAAAGAATGGGCATACCAGTGCTTTCCCTTATAATGGCATTGAGCTTCGAGCTGAAGAGGgtctctgtgttgttgaggATGTATTCCACCACCACCGACTGGATGCGCACCTCCATGAAGGCCGCTGTGCCGCTGAAGCAGGCTGACTCGATCTGTTTGGatctgaaacacagacagtTACAGAACATCACGACCTATTTCACTGCTTTGGACCACTGAGACATGCCCCAGTTCACTGTCACAGAAAGGCTAGAGGATGAATTAGCCATGCAAACAGTGCAGTGATAGTCACCTGAGGAGGTTAGGGGCCCAAACAATGGCGAGGTTTTTGGTGTGCATGTTGGTGGTGGAGCTGAAGGTGGCCAGGTGGGAGAGGTGTCTCATGAGGAACTCCAGAGTCCTGCAGAAAAATAACAACTTAAACTGTTGCTCATGTAGCGGCATAGGACAGGAGGAGCACATGGAGCCAAAACTAGTAATAGCATCAGACATCAGAGAAGTATCTGAAGTTGTGTCTTATTTTTACAAGAAATCCCATTTCTCCCTGGAGCCAGCAGGGTGCAGCAGTGAGCCTTGAGGCTGACCTGTAATGtggaggaggaagctgctggatGACATTGTGGATTTTGACCAGCCTCTCCTCGTCTGTGGCTGCAGACACGGCTTCCTGCAAAGAGACAAAGAATAAAATGCACTGTGAGGCTGATAATGACAGCAGAGGGAGTTACCTTAGCATCCCTGCTCCCCTctcgcttttttttttgtattcagtGCAGCCAGTGTTTCAGCTCTGCTTAATCTGCTAGACAGTTTTAGCATCCCCTGCTGTTCC
Protein-coding sequences here:
- the arhgap32a gene encoding rho GTPase-activating protein 32, whose product is MEAGCVVATVIENAASGPQGEPGSSDVLEGDVPPSADLEKDDALPQATNSNPLEEKQPQETSTAMARTDDITEQAAEPLLRSCVSTASMKVKNMKKLTFPRGHFPRLAECAHFHYETVDFGNVQLALAEGPSEGLKAGLESKELVFLVQVTCQGRNWLVTRSYEDFRVLDKHLHLCIYDRRYSQLTELPRHNTLKDTVETVTTMLATYLSRFSAIADNKINCGPVLTWMEIDNKGNHLLVSEEASINVPAIAAAHVTKRYTAQATDELTFEVGDIVSVIDMPPKEEGTGWWRGKHGFQVGFFPCDCVELINDKIPPSVQSSVPKPVCKKHGKLVTFLRTFMKSRPPPQKLRQRGILRERVFGCDLGEHLHNSGHEVPQVVKSCAEFIQKHGVVDGIYRLSGISSNIQKLRHEFDSEQIPDLSRDVFRQDIHSVGSLCKLYFRELPNPLLTYQLYDRFSEAVSAATDEERLVKIHNVIQQLPPPHYRTLEFLMRHLSHLATFSSTTNMHTKNLAIVWAPNLLRSKQIESACFSGTAAFMEVRIQSVVVEYILNNTETLFSSKLNAIIRESTGNNTLSRPKSLMVSSPSTKLLSLEEAQARTQAQLGSPATTPCLTHSDYIEVGEGPGALLGKFHTVIELPMESGKRPPVKAKKSPVGNWLSFFHLGKSHSVSKRKLKRHPSEPNEIKSIALPGGRGDSGTLRSTKSEESLTSLHNLEGEPPNYRPLRPRSTSEAISAISRDDLHYAESKEDRRTHPLKESHNGADRVHAAVCTSPPHQEDDLDLFPPAAGISSLDFDPMSFQCSPLSATPRPQHSKDGNKWRKGVGCSSESEPISSPNNNISHSESPDMSPVLGKGGKKVTAKQLSPKLRKKSFKTQADVQSASVPSSYPRVDQCGAPAADGKDLRAAYQHSSPLSTTSQASAMTDLSHSAQNLPDPGTDRLMSSVSVLPRHPPLTSAARKLALALAESAQKASSGSQRRPNIPSHPLQRQEASHVQDRLPRPSILDLKVYPQEYCGPHVSSVSQWQTSTHGPVETHRYPHPVHLPPSHLCSEPQQVTDGQDSMCNFTPNVSPLGSGSFDEGSTDRKDRMEEKELRDDTQEEHTYQSVGVSTPTQPVCSAQSPSTPPVYVNTDSINVFNFRAVLAETSMPASVEEVFPRPLQPFSAHHFSPEEDRPVGMIEDVYSNHHHHHHHHHHLPVQAGRMPASRCPRPDALPPHLSGPKSLYRQSSESRYSSLGLRHPLSPQYRRYCRDEHLIRQQSQWQRSDERGHPAIRRARSFHAPQVSHYELAEAEVLPPDTMFYVEQSTSQEVPYQRLIQTGLHPVRQFENTHTDYHYNPYSDMNPADGSRYYVEPYRQSGIQHNQSYTMSSTRDSGQSDYYNYSPHRVPPVNRELYIESRDTVVYKARDAELFEQIVYQPVKQERHKNTYPAVSPCESPVSPTDMRNRDIMHTRSKSDPGNACLLSADRVESQNVVVTSPTSPKSLQADPEVTRQLCGHRPSAESGPSRRIQIKERSSQQPLLRKVPSLPERGCANLKNMEHNDRGHTRVHDQDRLMMTGAVNSYSGFVKPGILRRPGRSQSTRENRHCYRYQAKSSMDPEHLGSFPSQLNRRTQSTKVRPTQYDHMEGYYAAPRPKPTRSGKAVGGYLPGQGCMSPRGHRLLSKALGHDAFYHSALRSEAGVYE